Genomic segment of Candidatus Bathyarchaeota archaeon:
CAACCGCCGAGGCGTCACGTTGCTCACAAAACGTCAGATCTTGCGGAGACTGGGATAGACTAAAAATCTTTTAGAAAATCGTGTAATCGCTCTTCCCTGTCCAGTTTCCCCAACCGGTCCACTACGCCCACCCTGCATTTTCTTTTTCTCTCTAAAACAGAGGCTATCTCTTCCACCGCTTCTTCAATTCTTTTGCCAGTAGCATTGATTTCACACACTTTGTCAGAACCGCAAGTCCGCACAGCTTTAATAAATTGTTAATATGGATACATACTTGTACCTATTAACAAAACGGCTTTTACAATATCGTTTTCGAAAGATTTGTTTAAAACTGGAATACTTAACTCAGATTCTGAATCTGATAGCCAGAATACATACTCTTAATTCAGAAACCATATATATCGTAAAACGTGGTACACAAGAATTGAGATACAAGTGTAAACAAAGTGATTCACATGCCGAAATCGAAGGCGGATCTAAAAAACACGCTCATATCTACCAGGGTTACGCCCGATGTTAAAGGCATGGTGCTGAAAGAGGCTCTAGCAGATGGCTTAACCATTTCAGAGTGGCTTAGATTTATGATCATCAGGGAGATCGCGAGAAGAAACTCAGCGTCAAAAGCGTCAGGAGCTCCATAAGAGGTGTTCAGGTTGAAGTCATTGAAGAGTGGCGTTTTTGTGAAACACGGGGAGCTCCGCAAGAGAGTGCTTCAACGATGGTTTGATAAGGTTGGTTTGAAGTGCTCCGCGTTCAGAGCCCTAAGCAACCCTCTTCCAGGCTTGTTTGTAGAGATGCCTGAGTTTATACAAGACATGATCGACGTGATCCTAAGCAACGAAAAACACCTGTTCACTCGTGGCGATCTTGGTAGTGGGAAGACAACGCACATGCTTCTTTTCAAGCGTGAGTTTGGCGAGTTGGAGGACAACCTTGGACATGGGTTTGTTACCGGATACATTGCGAAAACGGGTCTGCATAGACGGCAGATCGCACGCGAGATTGCGGACGCTCTTGGCGTAAAATACTGCATCTCTTGGAACAGCAACAGAGTGTTAAATGCTATTGAAGATTTCATTAGGAGAAGCTATCCTAGGTATAGGACGGTGTTGTTCTTTGAGGATGTCGCCGAGAACACCGCCGCAGCCCTAGGGGAAGTCAAGTATCTAGGCGACTTGGAGAAGGACGAAAGGCTCTGTACGCTTATCATGAGCGGGACGCCAGAATACTGGAGCGCGCTTGAAGCCGTCATTCCCCTCCTAACAAGTCGCTGTGAAGTGGTCGAGGTTCCTTCCTTCAGCCTTAGGCACTCGAGGAAGTTTGTTTGCAACCGACTATCCTATTTTAGCAAGAATCCTAAAGCGGATGATCGGGACATCTACCCCTTCACAAAAGAGACAATTAGAGTCCTACATGAGGCCTCGGAGGGAAACCCCCGCAAGTTGCGCGGCTATTGCCGTAGGTGCGAAAGCGTTGCGGCTGAGAGGTATAGATTGAAGAGGGGTGAGATCGTGGATGAAGAGATCGCAAGGATGGTGACTTCGGTTTGAGTGTCTTGAGCAAATATAAGAAGGTAAGGAAAAAACTTAGGAAAACTCTGAAGAAGCTGGAGAAGCGCGCGCCTAAAGTACCTGTTTCGAGTGTTTTAAGTAAGTATAAGAAGACAGAGCAAGGTCTGAAGAAGCTTGTGAGCGCGGTCAAAGCGCCGACTCTTGGGGTGTTGAGCAAATATAAGAAAGTGAGGAAAGAATTTAAAGAGAAGCCCGAAGCGCCGGTTTCGCTTCTTGTGCCGACTGGTATCCCGGGACTCGACAAGGTGATCGGTGGAGGTTTTCCAGAGAAGAGTGTGATTATATTTGCTGGATCCGTGGGTACCGGGAAGACCATTCTCTCAGCCCGTTACATCTACGAGGGGGCAACGAGGTTCGGTGAGAAGGGGCTTTATGTGTGCCTCTCGGAGACGAAGGAAAAGTTCCTGAGGAACATGAGAAGGTTTGGATGGAACTTTGAAAGATTGGAAAAGACGGGGAAGGTCTCGGTCCTCGGTTTGGCGACGGCCAGAGAGGTCGAGTTACAGAGCAACCTGAACGTCATCATGAGGGAAATCAACGAGCAGAAACCTCAAAGGGTGGTCATAGACCCGCTCACAGCGATGACCAACGCGATGGAGACGAGGGTAGACGCGCGCTTCCTAACGCATGTTCTCTACAAGTTCCTCGAGAACGCCAACTGCACGGCGATCCTCACCGCCGAGATCCCGATGGGGTCCGATTTCATAGGTGCAGGCGTGGAGGAGTTCATCGCAGACGGGGTGTTTGTGTTAAAACGAGCTGAAAATGCGGGTAGGATGGTGAGAAAGCTGGAAATAGTAAAGCTGAGGGGGGCGGAAATCGAAGAGCCCAGACATCTATTCACGCTGTTTGGGGGACCTCAGATAATCTGCAAGAGAGATGAAGCTATTGAAAAGCTTAACGAATTTCTTGAGTGAGGGGGTGTTCAACGTGACCCATAACTTATTTCATTAAGGAGGAGAAGTGGGACATTGAGTGAAGGAAGAGTAAAATCGATATTAGATCGCCCGCACCTGCTCTTTATAGTTATAGGAGTCACCACCATTTTGTTGATCCCTTTGATGAGCGCGTTTGAGAGCGTGTTAACATGGCTTGTCATTCGGTCAGGTCTGTATGTTTTCATCAAGGAAGCGATCCTGCCAATACAAGTAAGGATGGTGTCAGTCGCGCTTAGCGCGCTAGGCTTCGATGTTGATGTTCTCGCAAATTCTGTCGTTGTGCTAGAAAGGGGTGGGCACTCGGCAGGAGCAGGTATATTGTGGAACTGTGTTGGATGGCAGACCTTTTTCCTCCTTCTGATAACCCTCGCCTTCGGGATTTCAGGTTCCTATACCATGAAAAGCAAGATGCTCTGCATCGCCCTGAGCTTTGAAGCCGCGCTATCTATTAGCTTCCTGCGGATTATACTCACTGCTCTAATCAATTTCTATCTGGGACACTGGCAAGCCGTGTTCTTTCACGATTATCTGGGGATTGTGTTCGTGCTGGTCTTGGTTTTTGCCTTTTGGATCTTCTGCTTCAAGTTCATACTAGTGTCCAGACCCGAGGCTTCGCAGGGTTTGCAAGACCGAAGAGAATTGCATAGTTCAGAACGGGTGGGGTAAACGGGGTGAACAGACACTTATTTGGGGGCGTCGTGGCGGTAGGTCTGGCGTCCATCATCCTCTGTGCGTTCATACTATCATTCAGCGTCCCATCTTTAGCAGAACGAACAGCGTCTGATACTATCTTTCACTTCACATCCAACGCTTATGAAGGCACTATGCTCTCGGGCACCTATGCTTCTCCTGGCGGCGATGACTATCATATGGACGACTTGATAAGTGCACCTGAAGGAACAGCGGTCATAAAGAATTTTGCTGTTGGCGATCATCTACATTTCTGGACTGACGACTACGATTATAGCGGTTCTTTCGTAGACATACCCGATGCGGATGCTGAGTCATGGGTTGTCAAATTCACTACAGGCGCGAAAGCTGCGAATTTAGATGTAGTCATTAGAATCACACTTGCCGACGGAAGCCCACATTCACCCGCATTAGAGGTGTCACAGACCATCGCCACTTCGAAAAATTCGCTCATCACCGTGACTTTTTCATACCCCACATATTTTTTTACAGGCGACTGGCAGACTGACGAGGATCTTGGAAGAGGCGGGGTGCAAAAGTTGCTGTATGAAGACACCACTATGCACAGAATCCAAGTTGATTTTGAGGGTTTTACAGGTACAACGACAATAAAATTTGGGCTAGGAAATGAAGGTAGTTTGACAACTGGAATCGTTATACCAGAAAACTTGTTGGAATTCTTGTTTCTTGCCCCCTTCATTCCCATAACCGCCAAGGCTTTTGTACGACGGCTGAAAAGAGAGAAGCTGTTGGCAACCCATGAGGGGGAAAGGAGGGGGAAACAATAATCCTAGACCTGCCCTACGTGTTCGCGGCAATAAGCCTAGTGGCTGGTTTCCTCTTCGCCCTCTACGCCACAAAATACTACCTCTCCGTGTTCCTAGCCCTCCGAAACCACAACAACATGGTCAGCAACCACAACCACCTCTACAACAACCACAACAACCACAACAACAACACAGCCTTCCCCAACCATCTCAACCACCTCAACAACGGAGTTAACAACCACCGCAACAACTGGAAGAACAACAACGGACCCTTCGTCTCGATCCACCTGCCCATATACAACGAGTCCAATGTGGTCGAGCGGCTGATGAAGGCATGCACCTCCTTCGACTATAGCAACTACGAAGTGATCGTCATTGACGACTCCACGGACGAAACGACCGACATCCTAAGGAGCTGGAGCGACCACCCGAGGGTCAAGCTAATCCACAGAACAACAAGGCAGGGATACAAGCCCGGAGCCCTCTCGGTGGCTCTACAACACATGAACCCAAGGGCGCAATACGTACTCATCTTCGACGCCGACTTCATTCCACCACCCTACCTCTTGAACTATTTCGTACCATACTTCGCACAGCCGGTGGTAGCAAGAGAGGACATCATATCCGCGATCCTAGACCTGGACAGTCGATTCGTCGACAGAGAAATAAGCGTCGGAAAATACTTGGAAAAGAAAGAGAAACTCGTGAAACTCGTTGTCGAGGCGCCCGAGAGACCGGTCGACGAGAGAAATCTGGTGACAACCATCGTTCACCAAGACCAACTGTTCACGCGGGAAGAGATAGACACCGAACAATACCTGACAAGGAGAGAGACACTCGTCACTAGGCTGCAGAAAAGAAGGCGAAAGGAGCCTTGGACAAGAGAGTTTATTGTCTCCCAAATCCTCGGTCTCGACAAATCTTACGCCGAAAACAAGATTTCCTACGAAAAATATCAAAGGAAGAGACAAGAGCTAACCGAACGCCTCAAGGAGATGGAAAGGGGATTACCGACCGAGATTAGCATAATGTCCTCTATCTTTGAACTCGACAGGCTCTTCACGGAAGACAAAGTCGGTGGCGAGAAATACCTAGAGAAGAGAGTCAGACTGGTAGAAAGGCTTGAAGTCGTCAGGACTCCAAGAGAAGGCGGGGAAGCTAGGGCAGAGGAGAAGACGCTGATCGAACTAGGTGCGAAACCAACAGAGAAGGATCGAAAGACCTTGTCGGAGATTCTCGAGCTGGACAGCCTTTTCGCCACAGACAAGATCGTCATTAAGGAATACTTAGAGAGGCGACGAAGACTTGTCGGAGAACTCGAAGTCATCAGGAAACGCGATGAAAAAAGAGGGCCCCCAACCGAAAAGGCTCTACGGGTCGATCTAGGGCTAGATGAGAAACGGGCGCAGATGGAAAGGAGCACATCGTATCCCATCTTCGAGTTTGATAGGCTGTTTGCGGAGGATAAAGTCAGCGGCGAGGAATACTTAGAGAAGAGGGAGAAACTGGTAGAGACAGTCTTTCAAAAGACGCGCTTAAGATACGATCTGAAAAGAATAATCCAGCTCTATAGAAACCACAACACCGCTGCTGTTCAGGGCTACCAGCATCACTTCTTGAACAGCAACGAAAACTGGCTGACTAGAGGGATCAGAGCTGAGTACAGCGCTAGCTACATGGTTGAGAGGTCAGCCCAAGAAGTTTTAGGTCTAATGAAGATGATCGCCGGAAGCGTGTTCATGATAAGGGCGGATCTACTACTTGAATACGGGTGGTCGACCAGCATCACAGAGGACTGGGAGCTGACCCTCAGGCTCTACCGCGACGGCTATAAGGTTCTATACACGCCACTTAACGCGGTTCCGGCAGAATGCCCAGCCACCTTCAAGAGGCTCGTGCAGCAACGGATGCGCTGGGCCGAAGGACACACCTACAACGTCCGAAAATACTTCCGCGACATAATGAAATCCTCTGAGATGAAACTCAGGGAGAAACTAGAGTTCCTTTACTACTCGCCCTATTACCTCCAGTCCTTCATGTTTATACTAGGCACCATCTGCTGGTTCATATCAGAGTCGCTTCATAGGCATCTATGGCACCCATACATGGGATGGGCCCTCCTGCTGTATAATTTCCTAGCCATCCCGGCCATGGGGATCACGGGGCTCTTCTTGGAGGGAACGCCAAAGAAGGACTTCACCGGGGTGTTGTCCACCATAGTGATGACATACCTTCTGGCCCCGTTTCAGGCCTACGCCTCCATTAAGGGTTTACTTGAGAAGAAAGAGGGTCCCTGGATTAGAACATTCAAGACCGGAAAAGTCACAGAACGCATGATGCTAACGGAACTCAGAATCAGGAAACGGCTGTTAGCCCTATTCCCAAGGAAATGGTTGACATCCCTGAACGGAGCCCGCATGCGAATCAGGCGTACCATCTTCGGACCGCCCGAACGCGCCGAAATAAGACTGGCCGACGAAAGGAGCATCCTAACAGCCATCCTTGAGCTAGACAGATCGTTCGCCGAAGATCAGATAACAACCGATGAGTACCTGTCAGAGAGACAGAACTTCGTGGCAGACCTGATGGTAGCGAAAAAGCGTAAAGAGAAGAGGCTCAAGGCTGAAAAACCTGCAGAGGAAGATCGAACAAAATCCGCCGTCTTCGAACTAGACAACTTCTTCACCGAGGGTCAGATCGGTGTCGAGGAATACTTGAGGAAAAGGACGGAACTTGTGGAAAGGCTGCAAGGAGAAGGTGAAGCGTGAAGGGCAATTTCAAGGTTAACGTCGCTGTTGTTCTTCTAACCTATATGGAGGCTGAAAACGTAGAGACACTCATCCCAGCCATTAAAGGCGTCGTTTCAAGGGTGACCGAAAACTTTGACGTGATCGTGGTGGACGACGACTCTCCAGACGGGACGGCGAGAGCAGCCGAGGCTCTTGGATCTCACGTCCTAGTTCGAAGAAATGAAAGGGGATTGGGATCCGCCATAAGAGCCGGAATTAGGGAGGCGCTAAGCCGAGGAGCCGATATCATAATTACCATGGATGCCGATTGGCAGCACAACCCGCAGCACATACCTCGACTCATAAACGCTTGCCTGGAAGGGGCGGACATAGCCTTAGGGAGCAGGAGGATCCCCGGCGGTCAGCTAGAGATGGGCCTCTTTAGAGGGCTCATATCCTTAGGGGCGAAAAAACTGTCGAACATCGCGTTGAGATCGGGAGTTAAGGACCCAACTTCCGGCTTCAGAGCATACAATAGAAGGGCCGCTGAAGAGGTTTTGGCGTTAAGGACCAACGGATACGTGTTCCAGGTCGATTCCCTACGCCTCGCGAGAAAGCGTGGGCTGAGAATCGTTGAGGCACCAATATCGTTTAACAGCCGAAGACATGGGGTCTCCAAGCTCGGACTCAGCGAGGTGATGGAGTACAGCGGCCTCCTCTTCACGCTACTGACGCGGAGGTTACGCACTGCAGTAGACTCGTCTGGAGGTTAAGAATTGTTAGAAGGGGATAACAGATTCTGGCTCCGGCCTTGCATAATTATGGGCATTGCTTTGACGGTTCGTCTAGCTTTCTTATTTATGGTTGTGCCCATTGATTTTGCGTGGGATAGCTACCATCGCTGGCAGATAGCCTATTACACGCTTCACACCGGTTTAAGGCATGGGCGGATGTGGGATCTTTTCGGCATGGAGTATTTTTGGGGTATCCTACCGGTATTAACAGAAGCGTTTCTACTTTGGTTATCTAAAAGTAGCTCACTCATAGCATTTAGAATTTTTAACGCAACGATTGGAAGCGCATCCATACTCCTTCTCTACCGCATCTGTAAAAAATATTTCAACGAGAGAGCCGCCTTCGCGTTGTCATTGTTGGCAGCGATATGTCCCCCAATAGTCATTTGGGATACAATAGCTCTTGATGGATCATTAGGCGTATTCTTTCTCCTCCTATCTCTTTGTTTCTATGAAAGAAGGCAATACCTTTGCGGGGTGACGTTAGGGTTAGCATCCATGTGTAGGGTTGAGTTCTATTTTGTGACATTAGGGTTATGTCTATGCTATCTGGTGTTTGAGCGATCAGGGACAAAGTTTGTTCCCGCAATCAGCGGGTGGCTAACTGTCATGGGTCCTTACCTCTGGTTTCTCCAAACAAGAACTGGCGACTGGCTTTATCAAGTTAGGTGGAACTACCTGTGTAGCATGGGGGCGTGGGGGCTTTCTCCGGCTTGGTTCTCGGAATCTTTACCTTGGAGGGTGATGTGGGGGATAATCCTCTTTGCAACGATACTTTCCTTAGTTCACGTTTACAGAAAGAAGCCCCCCAATTATATCATCTGGGCTCTCTTCCTGGGTTATACCATGTTCCAAGGAGTGGTCTACACGGTCTCGGTGACTCGCTATGTGGCGCTGCACGATATGTTTTCAATAATGCGTGGGTTGCAGAACATTCGATTCGTCCCAAACTACATGTTCGCCATCATCTTGGCTCCCGTGCTGATTAATAAGCTAAGGAGCGCTCATTTCTCTAACCCTTTAGGGAGAGTGAAGATAAAGAGAGGACAAGTGGTCTCAGCAGTCATTGTAGCATTCTTATTCGCGGCGTGGTTATACGCAGACGCGCCAGTTTGTAACTCCATGTCAAGGGATTTGAAGTCAACCTGGTGGGACGCCATCGACAGGTCGGGGTTACTTAGCCACTATAGGGGAGGAACGATAATAATCGATCCCGGATGGCCCCAGGTGACCTATTACCTCATACAAAGAGGAATATCGCACGAGCACATTCTCGGCTCCTTATACTGTCCAGAGGGGGAAAGAAACCAGTCTCTGGCTTGGTTCAGAAAGGAAAACGCGACCTGGTATATACATATTCTTGGTGTTTCGAGTCCCTTTCCTGAACTTGACACGAGCGGGGATCATCCGCCGTTCTACATATTCTATGCTGAACACGCAATGCGAGTTTATAAAATATCAGGCGAAAGTTGAGTGAAAAGATGGAAATACAACGATTAGGAAGCTTAATGGTAATAGCCGTTTACATTGCGATCCTAGTGTATTTCATCGGTTTTTTACTAAATGCCTGGACGTATTTTGCTTATCCTCCAGGAAACGACACAATTCCCCATCTATATAAAACAAAATTCATTACTCAATATTTGCCTCAAATTCGATGGAATCATCACTGGGCCTCTGGTATGCCTCTATTCAGGTGGTACCCCATCCTATTCTTCTTATTGCAAGCTTCAGCTACGGTGATAACCGCCCTTCCCGTTGAACTTGTACTGGTCATAACTCTTTCAATAAGTTACTGGTTAATCGGCCTAGGAATCTATTTGTTTACTTCTGAAATCGTGAATGATCACAGCATCTCCATAATTGCGCCGACAGTCTTAATTTCAACTCCGATTCTCTGGAACTTATATGTGGAAGGAGGATTGTGTACCAGAATTCCGGCTGCGGGCTTCTTTGCACTTTCGCTTGCAGCAACAATCAGATATGTTAATCGACCTTCCAGAATGAGGCTGCTTTCTAGTATATTATGTATTTCTACTTCAATGTTACTTCATCCAGCCTACGGAGTGCCTGCGTTAATATCGTGCACTCTACTGACTCTAGTTATGGCGAAAGACTGGAGGCGGAAGATAACACTATCCTTAAAGATAATGATTCCTACTCTTTTCCTAATCTGTTGGTTCTACCTTCCATTCATTCAACCTCTACCTCCTCACCGCTTATCTGAGCCATTCTCTCTTTCTGTTACAATAGCGCATATCTTCATGTTACCAACGAGGGGCGCGGATGTAACATTTAATCCCATATTCATCCCTTTGACTCTCGCACTCGTCATGATAAGTCTCTTTTACGACAGGAAAACTCTAACAGAAAACTCACTTTTAAAATGGGTTTTAGCATTTTTGTTTCTTTTTCCATTTCTAGCTCAGATCTTTGATGATTCTATTATTATGATAACTCTTGCCTTCTACTTACTACCGTTTGACTGTTTATTGCTCAAAAGGCTGTATGAT
This window contains:
- a CDS encoding exosortase/archaeosortase family protein, which produces MSEGRVKSILDRPHLLFIVIGVTTILLIPLMSAFESVLTWLVIRSGLYVFIKEAILPIQVRMVSVALSALGFDVDVLANSVVVLERGGHSAGAGILWNCVGWQTFFLLLITLAFGISGSYTMKSKMLCIALSFEAALSISFLRIILTALINFYLGHWQAVFFHDYLGIVFVLVLVFAFWIFCFKFILVSRPEASQGLQDRRELHSSERVG
- a CDS encoding glycosyltransferase, translated to MVSNHNHLYNNHNNHNNNTAFPNHLNHLNNGVNNHRNNWKNNNGPFVSIHLPIYNESNVVERLMKACTSFDYSNYEVIVIDDSTDETTDILRSWSDHPRVKLIHRTTRQGYKPGALSVALQHMNPRAQYVLIFDADFIPPPYLLNYFVPYFAQPVVAREDIISAILDLDSRFVDREISVGKYLEKKEKLVKLVVEAPERPVDERNLVTTIVHQDQLFTREEIDTEQYLTRRETLVTRLQKRRRKEPWTREFIVSQILGLDKSYAENKISYEKYQRKRQELTERLKEMERGLPTEISIMSSIFELDRLFTEDKVGGEKYLEKRVRLVERLEVVRTPREGGEARAEEKTLIELGAKPTEKDRKTLSEILELDSLFATDKIVIKEYLERRRRLVGELEVIRKRDEKRGPPTEKALRVDLGLDEKRAQMERSTSYPIFEFDRLFAEDKVSGEEYLEKREKLVETVFQKTRLRYDLKRIIQLYRNHNTAAVQGYQHHFLNSNENWLTRGIRAEYSASYMVERSAQEVLGLMKMIAGSVFMIRADLLLEYGWSTSITEDWELTLRLYRDGYKVLYTPLNAVPAECPATFKRLVQQRMRWAEGHTYNVRKYFRDIMKSSEMKLREKLEFLYYSPYYLQSFMFILGTICWFISESLHRHLWHPYMGWALLLYNFLAIPAMGITGLFLEGTPKKDFTGVLSTIVMTYLLAPFQAYASIKGLLEKKEGPWIRTFKTGKVTERMMLTELRIRKRLLALFPRKWLTSLNGARMRIRRTIFGPPERAEIRLADERSILTAILELDRSFAEDQITTDEYLSERQNFVADLMVAKKRKEKRLKAEKPAEEDRTKSAVFELDNFFTEGQIGVEEYLRKRTELVERLQGEGEA
- a CDS encoding polyprenol monophosphomannose synthase, producing the protein MKGNFKVNVAVVLLTYMEAENVETLIPAIKGVVSRVTENFDVIVVDDDSPDGTARAAEALGSHVLVRRNERGLGSAIRAGIREALSRGADIIITMDADWQHNPQHIPRLINACLEGADIALGSRRIPGGQLEMGLFRGLISLGAKKLSNIALRSGVKDPTSGFRAYNRRAAEEVLALRTNGYVFQVDSLRLARKRGLRIVEAPISFNSRRHGVSKLGLSEVMEYSGLLFTLLTRRLRTAVDSSGG